From one Perca fluviatilis chromosome 10, GENO_Pfluv_1.0, whole genome shotgun sequence genomic stretch:
- the kdrl gene encoding vascular endothelial growth factor receptor kdr-like: MVSSDCFRLVVVILCGSSLTNGHLEREHAPKILPPGNPLILSKDDLLNLICRGHGLLHWTLAYPNRSTSSEGVKVEQCDSRRHCSKLTVTNLIANDTGRYSCKYSKDGSDHITSTYVYVKDPEQPFVVPQYLSPEMLYRYSHETSLVVPCRTSSPDTVVNLTGLPPLSEKVKKEMVWDPMVGFKIPYNPTTDYTMLICTTMVNGREFHSQYIPKRLTNVLKNVKITPDRVKVLVGDTLMLNCTGVTTYNGRINFTWDIPKKRENIYTNKTKVYPAEVLVMSKALILPNITMEDKGVYRCKAELQPTIYKNVSAKVLVYEHPFLNVSYKYERPSTVNVKEGRKKLVFEPKVNALPPPDMVAWYKDGVPINKNSTCYKMSGFNLIITDVEQKHAGVFTISLGNQVKGLSRNLSYTLVVYVKPTISEAEFASVDVQPYMFGKQYQLTCNAYGVPLPNITWLWQPCHSDPALIDCIANTKPILVNIDDRRKYSHNWIKSISVKSELVKGKNKTVSTLVIGEATMSGKYSCRAQNEEGTSTVTIPFYVDDHLEEITTMPRTAIEGDDVILTCRAARYLYTNLQWLDSRNQTVTSNVSGLQLSNNSISISLRLHNVSQNSNTGYKCQAYKLHKRVELKTAELIVDVRKRPWLSQNLTNQDVNSSSTLMLACFALGVPRPNITWYKNDVLVEEGPGITLGKDGVLTIERVKKDDEGLYECVAVNDEGIAKTSAVVTVLGDEGKPNVEVIILVCTGAAATFLWLMLILFIRKLRKQPAHYKMGPSIIIDPDECPLEEQNDLLQYDSSKWEFPRDRLRLGKTLGHGAFGKVVEASAFGIDKLSTCKTVAVKMLKGGATSNERKALMSELKILIHIGHHLNVVNLLGACTKPGGPLMMIVEFCKYGNLSNYLRGKRDDFRVYKSQDGKVVSSGSGCELSELMKRRLESVASTGSSASSGFIEDKSYCDSEEEEEESEDLYKRVLTLEDLICYSFQVAKGMEFLASRKCIHRDLAARNILLSENNVVKICDFGLARDIYKDPDYVRKGDARLPLKWMAPEAIFDKIYTTQSDVWSFGVLMWEIFSLGASPYPGVQIDEEFCCRLKEGTRMRAPEYSSSEIYQTMLDCWQGEPQERPTFTELVEQLGDLLQASVQQEGKHYIPINTALLVKVGDPSATVPSEEMPTRPVSHRDSGSTWNIKIRPASVKTFDEVTMEDGTNKNHEGGQSDSGMGLSSDNMETLKRLESLASRPLSIMALAMKAVSKSKESVLSDTEKEKYPPTVPSLDFSLDDSALDADLECHSPPPDYNYVVRYSTPPV, translated from the exons gACATTTGGAGAGAGAGCACGCGCCTAAGATTCTGCCCCCTGGCAATCCCCTCATTCTTTCTAAGGACGATTTGTTAAACCTCATATGCAG AGGTCATGGCCTGCTGCACTGGACGCTTGCTTATCCCAATCGATCGACCTCATCAGAGGGGGTGAAGGTGGAGCAGTGTGATTCCAGACGTCACTGCAGCAAACTGACAGTCACAAACTTGATTGCCAATGACACAGGAAGGTACAGCTGTAAATACTCCAAAGATGGCTCAGACCACATAACCTCGACCTACGTGTATGTCAAAG ATCCCGAGCAACCATTTGTGGTGCCCCAATATCTGTCACCTGAAATGTTGTACAGATACAGCCATGAGACCAGCCTCGTGGTCCCCTGCCGGACGTCCTCTCCTGATACTGTTGTAAACCTCACAGGG CTCCCACCATTATCAGAGAAGGTTAAAAAGGAAATGGTATGGGATCCGATGGTCGGATTCAAGATTCCCTACAATCCCACCACTGACTATACTATGCTCATCTGTACCACCATGGTCAACGGTCGTGAGTTCCACTCACAATACATCCCTAAAAGACTGA CTAATGTTCTTAAAAATGTGAAGATCACCCCAGACCGTGTCAAAGTGTTGGTTGGAGACACCTTAATGCTCAACTGTACTGGTGTGACCACCTATAATGGAAGAATCAACTTCACATGGGATATTCCAAAAAAGAGA GAAAATATTTATACGAACAAGACTAAAGTCTACCCTGCTGAGGTTCTTGTGATGAGCAAGGCTTTAATCTTGCCAAACATTACCATGGAGGATAAGGGGGTGTACCGCTGCAAAGCTGAGCTTCAACCCACGATATACAAGAATGTCTCAGCAAAAGTCCTTGTCTATG AGCATCCGTTCCTCAATGTCTCCTATAAGTATGAGCGGCCTAGTACGGTGAATGTCAAAGAAGGTAGAAAAAAGCTTGTATTTGAGCCCAAGGTCAACGCTCTGCCCCCCCCTGACATGGTAGCATG GTATAAGGATGGGGTCCCTATCAACAAGAATTCCACCTGTTACAAGATGTCTGGTTTTAACTTGATCATCACTGATGTGGAGCAGAAGCATGCTGGGGTATTCACCATAAGCCTGGGCAACCAAGTGAAGGGCTTGTCCAGGAATCTGAGCTACACACTGGTAGTCTATG TAAAGCCAACCATTTCAGAGGCAGAGTTTGCCTCTGTTGACGTGCAGCCCTACATGTTTGGCAAACAGTATCAGCTAACCTGCAATGCTTACGGGGTGCCTTTGCCAAACATCACTTGGCTCTGGCAACCGTGTCATTCAGACCCTGCGCTTATTGA TTGCATTGCAAACACTAAGCCAATCCTGGTCAACATTGATGACAGGAGAAAATACTCTCACAACTGGATTAAGAGCATAAGTGTCAAATCTGAACTGGTTAAAGGAAAAAACAAG ACTGTGAGCACCCTGGTGATAGGCGAGGCTACCATGTCAGGAAAGTACTCCTGTAGGGCCCAGAATGAAGAGGGCACCAGCACAGTGACGATCCCTTTCTACGTTGATG ATCACCTTGAGGAAATCACCACCATGCCTCGGACAGCCATCGAGGGGGATGACGTCATTCTGACCTGTCGGGCAGCTCGCTACCTCTACACAAATCTACAGTGGTTGGATTCCAGAAATCAAACGGTCACTTCCAATGTGTCCGGTCTGCAGCTTAGCAACAACTCCATTTCCATTTCTCTCCGTCTGCATAATGTGTCCCAAAACAGCAATACAGGTTACAAGTGCCAAGCATACAAGCTCCACAAGAGGGTTGAACTCAAGACCGCTGAACTTATTGTGGATG TGAGAAAACGCCCCTGGCTGAGTCAAAATCTGACTAATCAAGATGTGAACAGTAGCAGCACCCTGATGCTGGCTTGTTTCGCTCTGGGAGTTCCTCGTCCGAACATCACGTGGTACAAAAATGACGTTCTGGTGGAAGAAGGCCCAG GTATCACTCTGGGAAAGGACGGGGTTCTGACCATCGAGAGGGTGAAGAAAGATGACGAGGGTCTCTATGAGTGTGTAGCCGTCAATGATGAGGGAATCGCGAAAACAAGTGCTGTTGTTACTGTGCTCG gGGATGAAGGGAAGCCAAATGTTGAGGTAATCATTTTGGTTTGTACGGGAGCTGCAGCCACATTCCTCTGGCTCATGCTTATCCTCTTCATCCGCAAGCTAAGGAAG CAACCGGCACATTATAAGATGGGTCCGTCTATCATCATTGACCCCGACGAGTGTCCCCTCGAGGAGCAGAATGATCTTCTTCAGTATGATAGCAGCAAATGGGAGTTTCCCCGAGACCGCCTGCGACTAG GCAAAACTCTTGGCCACGGAGCGTTTGGAAAAGTGGTAGAGGCTTCTGCCTTTGGGATCGACAAGCTCTCAACCTGCAAGACTGTTGCTGTCAAAATGTTGAAAG GAGGCGCGACATCAAATGAGCGGAAAGCTCTGATGTCAGAGTTAAAGATCCTGATCCACATTGGCCATCACCTGAACGTGGTCAACCTGCTGGGAGCCTGCACGAAGCCTGGAG GCCCATTGATGATGATAGTGGAGTTCTGCAAATATGGCAACTTGTCCAACTATTTGAGAGGCAAGAGAGACGACTTTCGTGTCTACAAG AGCCAGGACGGTAAGGTGGTGTCGTCAGGATCGGGCTGCGAGCTGAGCGAGCTGATGAAGCGCCGCCTGGAGAGTGTGGCCAGCACCGGAAGCTCGGCCAGCTCTGGCTTCATCGAAGATAAGAGCTACTGCGattcagaggaagaggaagaag AATCTGAGGATTTATATAAGAGAGTCCTGACGTTGGAAGATTTAATTTGCTACAGTTTCCAAGTTGCAAAAGGCATGGAGTTCTTGGCTTCACGCAAG TGCATACATCGTGATTTGGCTGCACGAAACATCTTGCTTTCTGAGAATAATGTTGTGAAGATTTGTGATTTTGGACTTGCCAGAGACATCTACAAAGACCCGGATTATGTGCGCAAAGGAGAT GCCAGACTGCCGCTGAAGTGGATGGCACCTGAGGCCATTTTTGACAAGATCTACACGACTCAGAGTGACGTTTGGTCCTTTGGTGTTCTCATGTGGGAGATCTTCTCTCTGG GTGCCTCCCCGTACCCTGGAGTCCAAATTGATGAAGAATTTTGCTGCAGGCTGAAAGAGGGGACTAGGATGAGAGCGCCAGAATACTCTTCCTCTGAAAT ATATCAGACCATGTTGGACTGCTGGCAGGGGGAGCCGCAGGAGCGACCGACCTTCACTGAGCTTGTGGAACAGCTGGGAGATCTACTTCAGGCCAGCGTGCAACAG GAGGGGAAGCACTATATACCAATCAACACAGCCCTGCTGGTGAAGGTGGGAGACCCGTCAGCCACAGTGCCGTCAGAAGAGATGCCCACACGACCCGTCTCCCACCGTGACTCAGGGAGCACCTG GAACATCAAGATCCGTCCTGCTAGTGTGAAAACCTTTGACGAGGTTACCATGGAGGACGGGACTAATAAGAACCACGAG GGCGGTCAGTCAGACAGCGGGATGGGCCTGTCGTCTGACAACATGGAGACTTTGAAGCGCCTTGAATCATTGGCAAGCCGACCCCTGAGCATCATGGCCCTGGC GATGAAGGCAGTGAGTAAGAGTAAAGAGTCTGTGCTGAGTGACACAGAGAAGGAGAAGTACCCACCCACAGTCCCCTCTCTGGACTTCAGTCTGGATGACTCGGCCCTGGACGCAGATTTGGAGTGTCACAGCCCGCCGCCTGACTACAACTATGTGGTGCGCTACTCCACCCCGCCTGTGTAA